The following is a genomic window from Pecten maximus chromosome 19, xPecMax1.1, whole genome shotgun sequence.
ATAAAAATCTTCAGGTAAGCTTATTGTTACGTGATGAAATTAGCATTTAATTTTCGAAAAATTACTTAACTATacttatgtaatatatatataagtttgtttcTCTTTCTTTGGAATCATTTTTCCGGATGAATGTTTAGATCAAATTTCGGTTTTACAAAGGTCTTTAATACGAAAAGACTAGACGACTGTGGTAATGCATGGTAATGTCATTAAATTTTGTCATGGCAATCAAACATTAAACgtgtatgtataatatagaaTTACCTTGGTACTGTCGATAGTTTTGCATACGTTATACATTAATTATGATGTATTACAGTTATGGAACTTTGTGACAGGAAGACCTTTGGAAATGTGTCCTTCCGACACTTGCTCAGCTATATGTTTGACGGATAACAAGGAATCCGTCGTTTTTGCAAAATCGGACAAATTCGGAAACGGAACCACCATAACCGTGTGGGACCTGATGGGGAACCAGAAACAGAAAGAGGTCAGATACGACGCCCCGGTCGGCAATAACGATTACGTCAACTTCCTGGCTCTGTCcaataatgataaatattgtGTGGCTGGATTCACAAACACTTTCGACAATCAGATGGAGTATCTTACGTTCGACATGTCGACGGCAAGTGGTATGATTCAAAACCCTAATATCCTCAAACTTGACGCCTTTTCGGATTGTACCGTTCTGTTACTACGCGACGAGGCGTTGACTGGTCTACGAGATGGCAGTCTCAGGATTTGGAGCTTGCGCACTGGACAAACACGTCGCAATCTTTTGGCAGGTTCGGAATCACATGGCCACGCCAATGCAGTGACTGCGCTTGCGCTCTCACAGGACCAAAAGTTCTTGGTTTCCGCGTCAGCAGATAAGACACTGAAGATTTGGGATATGGATAGAGAGCAGCTGACCAGAACGTTGACTGGACACACAGATGAGGTAAACATTTAAACTTTATTATATTCTTAATACTGGCCAAATCGGCTATTTCTGTCGCGGAGATAACAATGGATCACCAGGATGCCAATGGCAGAAACTGTCGTAATGTTATATATGGGCTAGAAGGACAGTGTCACATTTCCCTAACAATGAGTTAACTGGAGATGCTGCAATGCTCCTCCTAGCTGCGATAGCGTAGTTTTCAATGAGAGACGTTTTATGTATTATCTCGGTAATCTCGGTCGAAATGAAGGAGACAGGGTAaggttatatgttatatactcCTCATGTGACTAGCAGAACGAAAATCAAatagtacagatatattttataacGTATTAAGtatgtaagtgttattttttcgcCTTAGGTTTGGTGCACGGCGATCTCGCAAGATGGCGAAATTGTCGTTTCCGGGTCCCGTGATGGATCGATTAGACTTTGGCGGCTTGAAGACGGAAGTGAGATATGCGCATTTTCAACCGGAATCGACGTGTTTTACGTCACAATGAGCCATGACCGTGGTACCATCGTTGCCCTTGGTGACAAATACAGCGCACGGAAACTGATAATGCTTCAGGTCGTCCACACCAAAATTAGAAAGGCGGTGGTGTCATAAAGTGGTGACGTCATCATCACCTTGAGACTACATATAATTTATATCGAATTTTACttttaacataaaacacttaaaattagatatattaatCAAATATTCAAGAGAAACATATAGTTAATGAGGAGATTGGTTTTGAATTGTTTTGTATCGCTTGAGAAACACACAGTTATTGAGGAgaatgtttttatattgttttgtatcGCTGGTAAACGTAgcaatgttttatcatatacCAGTTGTTTATTGATGTTGACGTTCCATGCACGTAAGTTACCAAAGTTTCGATGTGGAGACAGAAAAGTCTGTTCCGGTTATAGTCCGTGCCGTATCATTccagaaaatgataaaaatcatcaaatatgACTTTTATGTGATGTATGCTTCACTCTATCGCTTCTCAATAAAACTTGTTACCTTATCAATAAACCTGTTTACACTGCTGACCAGGCGCTGAATGATTATGTGATTTTTCTGATGAACACTCTTGggtaaaaagaaaatcataacGAAAATAGATTGGATATCATTTGGAATATTTTGGCTTTATCTGTTGTAACGGGTACTACATTATATCTATCGAGAAATCTgttctttaaaacaaatatgaatgcTGACAAGAATAAGATCTCATTCGTGTAAGGAAATACATGTTTTGTAGAAAAGGGACTGTTTATAAATCTTGTGTTTTTGGCAATTTTCTCAAAGTACCTGGTAACgaatttgtaaatgttttgatGCTTACGTACTCATGCATGAGTTATCGAATGAAGAACAAATATATAGTTCCTTTGTGGTTATTTGTAGATACATGAGTGAACTTGAACATAAATAATAAAGTCCACAAATACGTAATTATTGTTTATGCAAAAAGAATGCAATTTTATTTGGTGCAGACAGCACAAGACAACAGCCTACCATCTAAATACGGTGGGCAAGGGAGAGAACTGCATTTCCCGCGAACCCTGTACAGCAATTTACCAACAGCATTACTGCTAAACGAAGCCAAGGACTGAGCAGCTGCGTCCAAGCATATATACTGAGTTCCAGCCTTGTGGCCGCGGTACCCGGATGATAAGATTCCGTGATATTCCAAGGTCCAACCCGAAGGACATGCATTACGCCCTGGCACCATGAGTTGGGACGCCCGAGTCGTGGCATGACAAACGGCGCAAGGCGCCCGGTCTCCGGTGTTTGTGGAACTGAACACCTTTGATTCGTACAAGGCGCCATACATGTGTGCGTCGTTATCGACGTAATCCGTGAATTCGTGTACAGGATTGTTTGGCATGCATACATATTCCACCGCCCCGCCTGTATCCGTATATAGAGCTCCAGCAGCGACACCTGTCggtgaaaaaacatttttatattttaggCAATATGATCATTTTAAGTATTTATTCGGATTTAGTCAGTctttaatatcaattatatcaataaattcCCGAcctaaaaatgaaaaacataacTAAATTCTATGTGTGATTCTGTACGACGACAATATGCAAATCGATTATTTCGGATTTAGATCTGTGTTTCCGGTTTGTACCGCATTACGTTCCCATTTTTATCACGCCTCCTGTGCTGTTTTTGTATGTTATCCTGCTGACAAGACATTAAACACAAATCAAACATTGAGGCGAAGTCGACAATTATAAATTTCCCACGAATCACCGTTTAGTCTGTATACCCATCATCAAGATGTcattaatgacgtcatacctTCATAAGCCAGTTCCGTGCCGTTCCCGGGACACGTTGTACGTCCCCATCTCACGAAGGTAGCCCCGGAAACTACAAACAGCAAAATGTACTTATTACATATATCAAACAATGTCTATCCGGCTATTTTAATAAAACTTCAGCATTTCCGGAGACTGCATACTTTAAGTAGGTAATCAAAGCTTTCTAACACGAGGTTTAATCAGCAGACAGTCCGACAATCCAGAAAAGGTAAAGATAACAAATCTTTCAGTACTGATATGGAGTCTTCATTAATATACAGCAATATTCACAAAGTAACCGTACTTTTTTATTCAGTAACGTATAGCGCCTTCGTGTATCTGGTATCGAAAGAGAGATCCATTTTCCAAATTATCTAAAAAGATAAAGTTGCCGGTCATGAAAAACGGCATAATTATAGTTTGCTGCTAAACACCATTTTTAATcaagaaaacttttttttttaaatatatatttggtatcCGATTTATGAATTTTGGTCCATACTATCGCCAACTCCAGGATCTTTAAAACGTCGGACACAAAATATTGGAAAAGAACTCGAGTATCATTATATTcgagaagggagacaactgggTTTTTTTGTGGTTACTATAGACCTGTCAGTTTGACATCTGTCGTCTGTAAGATGATGGAAACAATAGTGCGAGATCACATGGATACATTTATGAGGacaaattttatgttttcttatCTGGAAGATCTACATCACTGCAACTACTAGAAGTTCTAGATAAATGGACAACCGCAGTTGATAAAGGCTATTGTGTAgactgtatattgtacatggtTTATCAAAACGAAACAAAAGCTTCCGATACCATTCCTCATAGGCACTTAGTAAATAAGTTACGTGCATACGGAATTTCGGATGAAattataatctttttttttccgAAAGGAAACAAGGCGTATCTATGCAATGTGTGCATTCCGAATGGACAGATGTCACGTTAGGGATCCCCCAGGGATCAGTGCTTGGCCCTCTACTGTTCGTGATATTTATTAACGATCTACCAGAAActgatatttacatatttgcCGATGTCACCAAGACTTTTAAAGTTAATAAAAACAAGATAATTAACGCACTTTACAGCGGGATCTGGACACGATGAGAACCAGAAGAAACACCTGGCTTTTGAAGATGCATCCGGCATAATGCAAGCATATGCATATCGAACGCACACAACAAAATATGGAAGGAACAACAGAACCATACAAATTGCTAGGAAACAGCCTTAGAAAACAGACAAGTAAAAGGATATTGACAGAACTTACTTTTGAAAACCATATTAGTGAGAAAGTTAACAAGGCTAACCAAATTTTTAGACTTTTAAGGAGAACATTTAGTTTCATAGATAATAAAACTTTCCTTTAGCTATACAAAAGTTTTGTACGATCAGAGTTGAATTACACTAGTTAGCTTTGGGCTGCGTGGAAGGCAAACTTTATGGACAGATTAGAGGCAGTACAACGAAGAGCAAGCACATGTTTACCAGGAATGAGcgatatatcatatacagaaaATCGTAATATCGTACAGAAACTTCCCACAATATCGTACAGACGTCTTGGGGGGCATTGCAAAATTTGTGCTATAATcatttccgaaattttggcccccagacccctcgcccCTCGTCCTGAGACCATCAACGATATATGCAAACAGCCGAGCACCTGAGACGGTGACTAGACACTGCTGGTGATAATGGTTATTCTTTGATAGCAGGAGAGACTCGGAGACCTATTAGTATTCCGACACCTTGTCTAATATTACTCCGAATATTTCTATAGCCTGTATAACTCCACATaaatctgtacatgtacttacactTAATACTAATCAAACATGCCTTTTGAGAGCattgctaaagcaatatatATGTCCCCTACTGGACCCGctattaatagtaacagtgacctcgaccttgaccccaaaaggggggggggggcattgcAAAATTTGTGCTATAATcatttccgaaattttggcccccagacccctcgcccCTCGTCCTGAGACCATCAACGATATATGCAAACAGCCGAGCACCTGAGACGGTGACTAGACACTGCTGGTGATAATGGTTATTCTTTGATAGCAGGAGAGACTCGGAGACCTATTAGTATTCCGACACCTTGTCTAATATTACTCCGAATATTTCTATAGCCTGTATAACTCCACATaaatctgtacatgtacttacactTAATACTAATCAAACATGCCTTTTGAGAGCATTGCTAAGGCAATATATATGTCCCCTACTGGACCCGctattaatagtaacagtgacctcgACCTTGACCCCAAAACTCGAatttgatctgtagctactcatactgtTATTTATATGCTACCATAACAACACTCTAAACTGACTCCAATAGAGAGGAGTAAATTATTCCTGTACCGGAAGTAAACCATACTACACTGTTTTcatcaacatcaaaataatgcTATCATATCTCGATAAAGAACTGCCATTGATTATTGGAGGgatgtaatttatattatatgtgtGTAAATAAGTAGGGTGTAGTTTATTAACAACTTTGCAGAAATTACCTACCGCATTAAAAGCACCGTTTGACTGATATGTTCTTTTCTGatacaatatcaacattaatatatttataacattagCCCTCTTGCAAGGTATACAACAAGAAAACTATAGCAAGTTTAAGCTTACTGTTAAATTATCTTATGTTCAGTATTATATGTCAACAAACGAAATGCTGTTAAATATCGAAGATTCGTTACATTTCTAAAGAGTCTTAGGTGTAGGT
Proteins encoded in this region:
- the LOC117317614 gene encoding short-chain collagen C4-like, producing MILVGMANFQTIIYSFFVVSLFLYRASAEKRILLSDPNYVIHIESALAELTAKVYALQTKFSTQQDDLDNLETTLPVTVSGATFVRWGRTTCPGNGTELAYEGVAAGALYTDTGGAVEYVCMPNNPVHEFTDYVDNDAHMYGALYESKVFSSTNTGDRAPCAVCHATTRASQLMVPGRNACPSGWTLEYHGILSSGYRGHKAGTQYICLDAAAQSLASFSSNAVGKLLYRVRGKCSSLPCPPYLDGRLLSCAVCTK